GACCACCTTCACGAACCGTGAACTTGGTACCCTTTTCGATGGCAGCTGGTTGAATCAATTCAACAGTGAACGTTACGTTGTCACCAGGCATAACCATTTCAACGCCGTCTGGCAATTCAATAACACCAGTGATATCAGTGGTGTGGAAGTAGAATTGTGGACGATAGTTTGAGAAGAATGGCGTATGACGGCCACCTTCTTCTTTGCTCAAGATATAAACTTCACCCTTGAACTTCTTGTGGGTTTGGATCGAACCTGGCTTAGCCAAAACTTGGCCACGAACAACTTGTTCACGGTTAACACCACGTAATAACGCACCAACGTTATCCCCGGCTTCACCTAAGTCAAGTGTCTTACGGAACATTTCAAGACCCGTAACAGTTGACTTAAGAACATCTTCGTGTAAACCAACGATTTCAACTTCGTCGCCGACCTTAACAGTCCCACGATCGATACGACCAGAAGCAACAGTCCCACGACCAGTGATTGAGAAGACGTCTTCAACAGGCATCAAGAAAGGCTTTTCAGTATCACGAACTGGAGTTGGGATGTATTCATCAACAACATCCATTAAGTGCATGATAACCTTTTCTTGTTCTGGGTCGCCTTCAAGTGCTTTAAGCGCTGAACCACGGATAACAGGAATATCGTCACCAGGGAAATCGTATTCTGAAAGTAATTCACGTACTTCCATTTCAACCAAGTCAACTAATTCGTCATCGTCAACAAGATCAGTCTTGTTTAAGAAGACAACGATATAGTCAACACCAACTTGGCGAGCCAAGAGGATGTGTTCACGCGTTTGTGGCATAGGACCATCAGTTGCGGCAACAACTAAGATCGCACCGTCCATTTGAGCGGCACCAGTAATCATGTTCTTAACGTAGTCAGCATGTCCTGGGGCATCGATATGAGCGTAGTGACGCTTTTCAGTTTCGTATTCAACGTGGGCAGTGTTGATAGTAATACCACGTTCACGTTCTTCCGGAGCAGCATCGATAGAAGCAAAGTCTTGTTCTTTAGCCAAGCCCTTAGATGCTAATACCTTAGTGATTGCAGCGGTCAAAGTAGTCTTCCCATGGTCAACGTGGCCAATAGTACCAATGTTTACATGGGGTTTTGTTCTTTCATAATGTTCTTTTGCCATTAATGAAACCTCCTGTGATTTTCGCAAGAATAACGTCGAGGCCAAAATGGTCTCAACAATTCTTTAGTTAGTATTATACTACATCCTAGTGAAAAGGCCAAATCGCGCACCCATCACTGAGAATCCTTAAATATTATATATAGCCTAATCTGATTTGTAAACAGATATTATTCAAAAAATTGAATTTTTGTTAGTAAATTCTTATTACACACGCTTATGATTGTAAATCAAGGCTAAATTGCTGAATTTTTTGCTGAATTTTCATCATTTTTTCAGTTTGGTCATCAGACGGCGTTATCGTCTGCCCAGTTTGCAAACTAATCAAAAGATCGATCCAAGCCGTGGAATCTGTAATAACCTGTGCAGCGCATGGATATAAATACATTAATTGCAATTGTAAAAGTTCTCGTAAGCTTTCATATAAAAAGACATCTTGATTACCAAGTCGCACTTTCAAAGCATGGTAAACGGCCTTGCTCGTCTCGTCCTGACCGAGTGCGACTAACTTTGCTGGACACAGTGTCAACATCTTCTCATCCAGTAGCCACTGCATCTTGACCGTCTCTGATACTTGCAATTGGTACAGTGTATATAACACTTCTACTCGTGTTAAGGGATGCAAAAACGGATCTACTAATAGAAACTTGGCTGCCGTCAGATAGCGCTCATATGGCAGGTGACGGGCTGCTTGCAAACCTGCCACCTGTTTCTGGACGGGCTGGTCAGATAAATGATAAAAATGACGCATTGTTGTGGTCAATGTCGATCCTAGCGTTCGCTCAGCCGTACTCTCCGCCGCTTTTAAAGTTGTGTTTGCAGCCGTAGTCCACGCACTCGTTGGGCGTGCCTTGATCATAATGTGGGCAGAAATGAAGTCATGATTAGCAACCAATGCATTCAGATACAGATCTGCGGCCGCATCGGTTGCTAAATACTGCGCTTCAAACTCACTGGCATAATTAGCTGCTGCCACATATTGTTGATCAGCCACCAACGCTTGGACCAATTCGTAATTAACTGGTGCCGTTTGCTGTGCCTGATACACTTGCTCCCACAAACTAGCCGCCTTGGACCAATCCTGAGCTCGACTGGCTTGTTCGGCGGCCAATTGTGTTTCAGCTATTGTCATTGAACCTTCCTCCTCTTCATTGTAACCAAAAAAGTCGGAAGTAGCTTCCGACTTTTTTAATACTAAGCTTTAGATTCAGTCTCGACTGGTTTGGCTGGTTTAGCCTTCTTTGTACGCCGATGATGCTGATTAACTTCCATAATAACCGGTAAAATAACTGGGTGCCGCTTGGTCTGGTCCCATAAATAATGGTTCAACTTCTCACGGACAGCCTGTTTTAAATGGCCCCAATCAAACTCTTTATTATCGAGATTTTCTTGCACCGTCGTTTTGACTAACTCAGCGCTCTCTTGCATCAAGTCTTTACTAGTCTTGACGTAGACGAAGCCCCGTGAAGTAATCTTAGGAGTCGCAATAATCTTCTTCTTTTTGCGATCAATCGTGACCACTGCCACGAAAATACCGTCTTCAGACAAAATCTTGCGGTCACGTAACACAATGTTTCCAATGTCACCGACCCCGATGCCATCGATCATCGTATCGCCGACTTCGATTGAACCGGCCAAGTGCATGGTATCACCGTCATAACGTAACTGGTCACCCTTGGCTGCGATCAGGACATGGTCGTCCGGAATTCCAACTTCACGTGCAAAGTCCGCATGAGCATCCAACAGACGATACTCCCCTTGAATCGGAATGAAATATTGGGGCTTCATCATGTTGATCATCATTTGCAAGTCACGTTTAGCGGCATGGCCGGAGGAATTCATTTCATCAGCAATCGCCTTAACGTCCGCATCAGCACGATAAATCATATCACGGGTCTTGGCAACCACGGTTTCCATCGAATGTGACGGTGTGGTAGTAATAAATACCAGATCACCCTTTTCGATATTGACCTTGCTCTCCTGCTTATTAGCCATCCGTTGTAAGGCCTTAATAGGTTCGCCCATTCGGCCCGTTTGTAAAATCACGATTTGTTCAGGTTTAAGTTTATCAATGGCTTTAAGTGGTACGACAACGTCTTCAGGCATGTGTAACTTGCCTAAATCGATTGCGGTCTTCACGATACTCTCAACGTCACCAGGCATTAAAGCGACTTTCCGATTAGACTTTGCAGCGGCATCTAAAACTTGCTGAATACGCAAGATATTGGATGCAACTGAAGCGACAATGATCCGTCCTGGATGATATTTAAACGTTTCTAAAACATAGGCCGCAATTTCACGTTCACTGACCGGCTGTTCATAATTTTCTGCATTAGCTGAATCACTAAGTAACGCCAAGACGCCTTTTGATCCAATCTCCGCCAACCGCGCAAAATCAGTCTGATAGTCGCCTGCGGCCGTCGGATCAAACTTAAAGTCACCGGTATAAACGACCTCACCGGCACTGGTTTGCAACACGATTCCCATTGAATCTGGAATCGAATGGGTCGTGCGGAAAAACGAAACCGTGACCGTGCCAAAATCAATTTCTGTCTTCTCATTAATGATGTGGAAGTCATTAAAGTTTTTAGCTTTAGGGTCCTTTTGCAATTGAATTTTTGCCAACTCAATGGTTAGCTCTGAACCAAACACGGGAACGTTGAACTCATTCAAAAAGTACGGTAACGCACCAATGGCATCAGCGTGGCCGTGGGTCAAAAAGACACCGACGATTCGATCAGCATTTTCTCGCAAATAACTGAAGTCCGGAATCACGATATCAATTCCTAATAACTCATTTTCTGGGTACTTTAACCCACAATCTAAAATATAAATATCACCATCGACTTCGACAGCATACATGTTTTTGCCGTTCTCACGGACCCCACCAAATGGGGTAATTTGAATTTCACTACTCAATTATTTCACCTTGATTCTTCTAAATGTTTAATGTTTTAAAAAGCTGAGCCGTTTGTTCAGTACTCAATGGTAAGATTGGTAACCGTGGTTCACCCACCGGCTGACCCAAATGATTTAAGGCCGCTTTAACTGGCGATGGCGATGGTGCACTAAACAAGGCACTCATCTTGGGTGTTAAGTCCCGTTGATACTTAGCGGCCGTGGCAATCTCACCCTGGTCGATGGCACTAAACATCGCCGTCATTTCGTCACCATAGATATGACTTGCCACTGAGATAACCCCAGCACCACCAATTTCCTTGGCAGCCAAACTCTGAGAATCTTCACCAGTATAAACAAGAAAATCAGCCGGTGCATTTTCGACAATCGCGCCAAACTCTTCCATCGTCGCACACTGCTTAATCCCAATAATATTGGGATTTTGTGCTAATGTTAAGATCGTGGCCACGGTCATCTTCACAATAACCCGGCCCGGAATATTATAAATAATAACTGGTAAGCCACCTTGATCAGCAACCGCTGTAAAGTGGGCAATCATACCAGCTTGATCAGGCTTGTTGTAGTAGGGAACCACCACTAAAGCTGCATCAATCCCCTTAATCTGACTAACCTTCTTAGTAAATGCGATGGTAGCAGCGGTACTGTTTGAGCCGGTCCCGGCCACGATTGGTACCCGACCATCGACAATCTCAGCTGCTTTCTTTAGTAAGGTTAATTTTTCATCTTCGGTTAGCGTTGGTGCTTCACCAGTTGTCCCACCCACCAGAATACCTTGGGTGCCGTGTGCCAATAAATGTTCAATCAAACTTGCTAACCGCTTTTCGTCCAATTGTTGGTGATCATCGAAAGGGGTCACCATTGCGGTCATCAAATCAACGTTTGCAAAGTTCATGATCTAAAAACTCCTCTATTAAAATTTACAAGTACCAGCGTACCTGTTCCGATTAAGTAACTCTCCCCAGTTTACCACATTTTAAAGTAAAGCAATAGTTAGACCATTCAATGCAATCTAATGTGGTCGTTGCTGACTAAAATACGCGACCCACAGCATCAATGCCATCAGCTGTAATCCAGCCGTAACAATAAAGATTGACTGATACCCCCACCAATTGGCAACAATCACGGCTAACCCGGGGACGACCACGTTACCACAAGCTTGCGCGGACTGATTTAAACTAAACACACGCCCAAACGCTGCGTGTGGGACATGCTCGACTGTCATCACTTGAAGCGCGGGCAATAGTGCCGCATCCGCAATTCCCAGTATTAGCCGTAGCCCGACCAGCCACGTGACCTGATGTACCAAACTAGTCAACAATAAGTCAACAAT
This Lactiplantibacillus plantarum DNA region includes the following protein-coding sequences:
- the tuf gene encoding elongation factor Tu; amino-acid sequence: MAKEHYERTKPHVNIGTIGHVDHGKTTLTAAITKVLASKGLAKEQDFASIDAAPEERERGITINTAHVEYETEKRHYAHIDAPGHADYVKNMITGAAQMDGAILVVAATDGPMPQTREHILLARQVGVDYIVVFLNKTDLVDDDELVDLVEMEVRELLSEYDFPGDDIPVIRGSALKALEGDPEQEKVIMHLMDVVDEYIPTPVRDTEKPFLMPVEDVFSITGRGTVASGRIDRGTVKVGDEVEIVGLHEDVLKSTVTGLEMFRKTLDLGEAGDNVGALLRGVNREQVVRGQVLAKPGSIQTHKKFKGEVYILSKEEGGRHTPFFSNYRPQFYFHTTDITGVIELPDGVEMVMPGDNVTFTVELIQPAAIEKGTKFTVREGGHTVGAGVVSEIDD
- the dapA gene encoding 4-hydroxy-tetrahydrodipicolinate synthase, giving the protein MNFANVDLMTAMVTPFDDHQQLDEKRLASLIEHLLAHGTQGILVGGTTGEAPTLTEDEKLTLLKKAAEIVDGRVPIVAGTGSNSTAATIAFTKKVSQIKGIDAALVVVPYYNKPDQAGMIAHFTAVADQGGLPVIIYNIPGRVIVKMTVATILTLAQNPNIIGIKQCATMEEFGAIVENAPADFLVYTGEDSQSLAAKEIGGAGVISVASHIYGDEMTAMFSAIDQGEIATAAKYQRDLTPKMSALFSAPSPSPVKAALNHLGQPVGEPRLPILPLSTEQTAQLFKTLNI
- a CDS encoding ribonuclease J → MSSEIQITPFGGVRENGKNMYAVEVDGDIYILDCGLKYPENELLGIDIVIPDFSYLRENADRIVGVFLTHGHADAIGALPYFLNEFNVPVFGSELTIELAKIQLQKDPKAKNFNDFHIINEKTEIDFGTVTVSFFRTTHSIPDSMGIVLQTSAGEVVYTGDFKFDPTAAGDYQTDFARLAEIGSKGVLALLSDSANAENYEQPVSEREIAAYVLETFKYHPGRIIVASVASNILRIQQVLDAAAKSNRKVALMPGDVESIVKTAIDLGKLHMPEDVVVPLKAIDKLKPEQIVILQTGRMGEPIKALQRMANKQESKVNIEKGDLVFITTTPSHSMETVVAKTRDMIYRADADVKAIADEMNSSGHAAKRDLQMMINMMKPQYFIPIQGEYRLLDAHADFAREVGIPDDHVLIAAKGDQLRYDGDTMHLAGSIEVGDTMIDGIGVGDIGNIVLRDRKILSEDGIFVAVVTIDRKKKKIIATPKITSRGFVYVKTSKDLMQESAELVKTTVQENLDNKEFDWGHLKQAVREKLNHYLWDQTKRHPVILPVIMEVNQHHRRTKKAKPAKPVETESKA